A window from Pseudomonas sp. Tri1 encodes these proteins:
- a CDS encoding polysaccharide lyase family 7 protein, whose translation MIDLATWNLSIPEGSPPTTIETSQLVQGFQDQYFHADSGTVFFWAPVTGATTANAIYPRSELRETYSNGTLRNWLYTAADNKLAATLAVSQVPSTGKVVIGQIHAKDSTSPLVKLEYQYKTYSSTGNIVAKVRMRPDDETGQVITIATGIKLNQSFSYLIHLSPAGVLTINGAGYQWSSPISSTWSDKPLYFKAGVYVQDNTGYPTEGGTVTFSLLDIDHI comes from the coding sequence ATGATTGATCTCGCCACCTGGAACCTGAGCATCCCCGAAGGCAGCCCACCGACGACCATCGAAACCTCTCAACTGGTGCAAGGGTTCCAGGACCAGTACTTCCATGCCGACTCCGGCACGGTGTTTTTCTGGGCACCGGTGACCGGCGCCACGACCGCTAATGCTATTTATCCGCGCAGTGAACTTCGTGAGACCTACAGCAACGGCACCTTGCGCAATTGGCTGTACACGGCAGCGGACAACAAGCTGGCTGCCACCTTGGCCGTCAGCCAGGTGCCCAGTACCGGCAAGGTCGTCATTGGTCAGATCCATGCCAAGGACAGCACCAGCCCCCTGGTGAAACTGGAGTACCAATACAAAACCTACAGTTCCACCGGCAACATCGTCGCCAAGGTGCGCATGCGCCCGGACGACGAAACAGGCCAGGTCATCACCATCGCCACGGGCATAAAGCTCAATCAGTCCTTCTCTTACCTGATCCATCTAAGCCCCGCCGGCGTCCTGACCATCAATGGCGCGGGTTACCAGTGGAGCTCCCCCATCAGCTCCACTTGGAGCGACAAGCCGCTGTACTTCAAGGCGGGCGTGTACGTGCAGGACAACACCGGTTATCCCACCGAAGGCGGGACCGTGACCTTCAGCCTGCTGGATATCGATCACATCTAG
- a CDS encoding polysaccharide lyase family 7 protein, translating to MIDLNTWNLSIPEGSPATTIETPRLAQGFKDEYFHSDTGTLFFWAPVTGTKTANAIYPRSELRETYSDGTLRNWLYPAADNILRAAVTVNQVPSSGKIVIGQIHTKDSTSPMVKLEYQYKTYSSTGNIVAKVRMRPDDETGQVITIATGVKLDRSFTYMIHLSPKGALGISAAGYNWRTTVDPAWKVKPLYFKAGVYVQDNTGYTTEGGKVTFSLLEINHNI from the coding sequence ATGATCGATCTCAACACTTGGAACTTGAGCATCCCCGAAGGCAGCCCCGCCACCACCATCGAAACGCCTCGCCTGGCCCAGGGGTTCAAGGATGAATATTTTCACTCCGACACCGGCACGCTGTTCTTCTGGGCGCCGGTGACCGGCACCAAGACTGCAAACGCGATTTATCCACGCAGCGAACTGCGGGAAACCTACAGCGACGGCACCCTGCGTAATTGGCTGTACCCGGCGGCAGACAACATCTTGCGTGCCGCCGTAACCGTCAACCAGGTGCCCAGCAGCGGCAAGATAGTGATTGGTCAGATCCACACCAAAGACAGCACCAGTCCCATGGTGAAACTGGAGTACCAGTACAAAACCTATAGTTCCACCGGCAACATCGTCGCCAAGGTGCGCATGCGCCCCGACGACGAAACCGGCCAAGTCATCACCATCGCCACCGGCGTGAAGCTCGACCGCAGCTTTACCTACATGATCCACCTCAGCCCGAAGGGCGCATTGGGCATCAGCGCGGCAGGTTACAACTGGAGAACTACCGTCGATCCGGCCTGGAAGGTTAAACCGCTGTATTTCAAGGCAGGGGTGTATGTCCAGGACAACACCGGCTACACCACCGAAGGCGGAAAAGTGACGTTCAGCCTGCTGGAAATCAATCACAACATCTGA
- a CDS encoding polysaccharide lyase family 7 protein, giving the protein MVDLATWNLSIPEGSPPKTIETPRLVDGFKDKYFNSEGSTVYFWSPVTGTKTENAVYPRSELRETYKDGTLRNWLYPDADNKLSATLVVNQVPSTGKIVIGQIHAKDSSKPLVKLEYQYKDDSKTGNIVAKVRMRPDDDEGRVITVATGVKLAQSFSYRLHLDRTGDLGITAAGRSWYTTISSTWRVKPLYFKAGVYVQDNSGYTSEGGKVTFSKLDIDHNT; this is encoded by the coding sequence ATGGTCGATCTTGCAACCTGGAACTTGAGCATCCCCGAGGGCAGCCCGCCGAAAACCATTGAAACGCCTCGGCTGGTGGATGGGTTCAAGGATAAGTACTTCAACTCCGAAGGCAGCACGGTGTATTTCTGGTCACCGGTGACCGGCACCAAGACTGAAAACGCGGTCTATCCGCGCAGCGAATTACGAGAAACCTATAAAGACGGCACTTTGCGCAACTGGCTGTACCCCGATGCCGACAATAAATTGAGCGCGACCCTGGTCGTCAACCAGGTGCCCAGCACCGGCAAGATCGTGATCGGTCAGATTCATGCCAAGGACAGCAGCAAACCCCTGGTGAAGCTGGAATACCAGTACAAGGACGACAGCAAGACCGGCAACATCGTCGCTAAAGTGCGCATGCGCCCCGATGACGACGAGGGTCGAGTCATCACCGTGGCCACTGGGGTGAAACTTGCCCAGTCCTTCAGTTACCGGCTCCACCTCGATCGTACCGGCGACCTGGGCATTACCGCGGCGGGTCGCAGCTGGTACACCACCATCAGCTCTACGTGGCGGGTCAAGCCGTTGTACTTCAAGGCTGGCGTGTACGTGCAAGACAACAGCGGCTATACCAGCGAAGGCGGGAAAGTGACGTTCAGCAAGCTGGATATCGATCACAACACTTAA
- a CDS encoding fructose-bisphosphate aldolase → MTTTQAISRFTPLTPIATTQPVLFIDKTVPLTELHACASERLHATLDYLTLMACASLRDSAASDFNTLTNVARILVQDVTDVFGVIEQRGLEDQ, encoded by the coding sequence ATGACGACGACTCAAGCAATCAGCCGCTTCACCCCTCTCACCCCAATCGCCACCACCCAACCTGTTCTGTTCATCGACAAAACCGTCCCGCTGACAGAGCTTCACGCCTGTGCCAGCGAGCGTCTGCATGCCACCCTCGATTACCTGACGCTCATGGCCTGCGCCAGCCTGCGAGACTCGGCCGCCAGCGACTTCAATACCCTTACCAATGTGGCTCGGATCCTGGTCCAGGATGTCACCGATGTGTTCGGCGTCATTGAACAGCGCGGCCTCGAAGACCAATAA